CGCCGGTTGTCGCCCGCAGCGCCGGACTCGGCATGTGTGCGGCTCGTTAATTGATGGCCTCTATAACTTGAATGTAAGGTATATTGTATACCATATAATATACCTATGTCTCTAATAGCCTTCTAACAGTActacaatagttttttttaatatatttatatgttataaatttgataagccttatttaattaaagtaaatcgTATTTACGATCTCCAACTTCCTAAGTTAGCAAACTCTTTCTAAAAGTTCGCTAATCCATCAAAACGGACCACGATCTATACTTAAATACTCAGGTTcctgttatttttctttcaaagaaaattgaaGTATAACGTTAATCGAAGTGCAACTTTgtgtcattttcatttcaaaaatataaaagcaaataaacGAGAACTTGTCATTAGATTAGTGTTATCGTGTCATAGCGGTATATGTAAAAAACTGTGTCCTCATTACGAGCTACAGTGACATGGCGGAGTGTCAGTATGTCCGGTTGTACAGGCTACACATTGCTGTCGCCGACTTCATTGTTTTTTGTCTAGTTCTAGTTCGGAACTTATACAAAAACTTTCCTCATGTCACTTTGAACCGGTTTAAACATATAACCTACAAAAATATCTATGTGCAATCACAATATTGGTGGTTTATTTCAAAGCTACTACTAAAAGTcgaattaaaaacatgaaaacaGCGGGTTGATGGCATCGTCACAACGGCATTCCGGTTCAGGCGACGGGTGGCAGGTTTGAACCCGGCTCTCCGGCACATCACCTATCTACCCCCAATCGCCGCGCTCTCTACCCCACTAGTGCATTCAGCCATAAAACAACACGCACATATACCTACCATATATAAATGGCACGGCCGCTCTTACGACAAGTTTGACCAACAACTGGTTGTTGCCCGCTCTTGTTGTTGCTGTTGGAATGTGGAAACGGCGGCGCACTGATTACGCTTGCACGCATGTCTTGAGTAATTGTTACTTGTttcatattgaaattaaattacctaCAGTAATAAATACTAGTGAAAATGTTGtagctttaaattaaatagttattcaTCGGATGCAAATGCTTTCCTATCAGTCGGATGCTGCACGTCGCGTTAGCGCCGGCGCCGGTCGCTGGCTTCTGTATATGTGAGTGTCAATGTGTTACTTTAAAAGATTGTGTAAATACCATTACGACGTTTATCATTGctgaaatttaaatgacaacATCCCTGATcgtctttttaaaatttattaaaaactagcttttacccgcgactccgtccgcgcggaataaaaaaaatagaaaacggggtaaaaattatcctatgtccgtttcctggttctaagctacctgcccaccaattttcagtcaaatcgattcagccgttcttgagttataaatggtgtaactaacacgactttcttttatatatatagaagatatagATGAAGAGATTCAATTCATGACTTGCCAATAGTTGCAATTTTCGCatgactaaataaattatgtgcaAAATATGATGTGAGAATGATGCATAGTGCGTGGGCCGCCAAAGGCCACGGCCCACGGGCAGCGCTTCACAACGCTTGTGAATGCGGCACGACGCGGCGCACTTGTCACAACAtgagcaataaataaaaaatagaaacacttaacaaacacaaagaaaacagaatttttttaataaccacTGCTTACCCTTCCTTGTGTTagttgttttacaattttatactatTGTTATGTATATGCATAAATCTTTTACTATTACtataatatagtttaataGCAAGTTAAATTTATCACAACGATGTCATCTACACGTGTATTTCCAGAAAATGGAGTTTTAAGCGTCTTTAAAAGGTTCTCagtgatatttaaatgttgaagCTTTTAATTCGGTCATACACTTAGTTTAATAGAATACACGTTGTTGTGCATCGAATCGAAACCGATAAcaattgtacaataaatactttatacagGAACACGactgaattatattttatttaaatttccacGATAACAAGACCCGCTGATAACCCAATAATGAAAATAGGGCAGGGTTTATCGGTCATTCGGCTTCATTAGGCAACGGAAGTGCGTGCCGCGGCCTCCGCGTACCAACACGCTATCGACCGGCCAAAACCCAGGCCGTCGGTTGATCTAACTGACAGACAATACAATGtcatacatttgtatttatcaataaaaaaatatcggtaAATAATGCTATGATTTTTTGAATAGCACGAGTAATATATCCACGTGAATATAATTGTAGCTAAGTGAATTTGCAAGGAATTTGATTAAAGGCAATTTTGAAGTAAACGATATAAAGTACAAACCGAAAAGTACTACTCTGCCCGCGACATTTATCATACAGCTGCTGAATTTCCTTACGCCCTTGGGGCTTTTCTTATAtccataaaaacaaacttagttCAGATTCGGTTATGTATATGATATCTCCTGGTTTCAAATTAACTATACGTTATTTTCCGCATTACTTTATTACGATGTGAGTCGTGAATGAAGACCTTTTGGTATTTTACGTGTAGCGGACGAGTGGGAAGATCGGAGGAAGGGGAGGGGCTGGTATAGGTCGCCACCTGACCTCACTACCCGCTACTGGGGACGATCTCAAAGTTAAATTGAGAGCATCAATGGAACATATGTTACGAGagcatatttatatatagagCACTAGTTCTACAAGCAAAAGTTTTACCACGGTCGGTCGGTCGGTCGGCATCAGAGGCGGGTTAATGGAAAGTGGCAGCGCATCCGCGACAGATTTAGTGGCCGGCGAGCGAATTCCTTTCCCAATATATTTCCCGTTACAACTGTTGCATCATTCTAATacattttcacttttttaaacGTTCCACAGCCAACTTTATCATAGTAAAtcacttattttattgtaatcgcTTTCGTCTTAGAAACGATAGGTGTAAATTTAAGATGCCATGGTAATGCGGAAACAAGAGTAAAATAGCCGGGAGGTACACTTAATGCAATGATAAGCATAAGATTGTGTGTGCGTTACAGGGAGGAGGTGTGCAACCATTCGGTGCGGTGGAACGCGCAGTTCTCCTTCGTTTGCAAGATGTGCGCCAACGCCAACACCGGCGTCCTCGAGCCGGCCCTGCTGCGAGTCTCCGTGCGTAAGGAGTGCAAGGGTACGCCACACTACGTCATCATCTCTCATATAATATCAAATGAATTACTTCCagacttaaatattaaaattcccTCCAGAGTATTACTTAGTATGTAGCGCGTTGTTAAGTGTGATGTATAGGTTGAGGTGACGTGGGAAAGTGTTATATGTGCAGGCGGGCGGTCGTACCAGAAGCTGGGCTTCTGCGACGTGAACCTGGCGGAACtggcgggcgcgggcgaggCGACGCGACACTGCCTGCTCGAGGGCTACGATCCTCGCCGCCGCCAAGACAACTCGGTGCTCCGCTTGCGCATCAAGATGAACATGATCTCCGGCGATCCTCTCTTTAAAGTGTAAGTAACGAACTCTTGTAAATGCTGACcttgaaaataaatgtgaaaCCCGAAGTCTGTGCCATCTGAGTCCGAAAGAATTGTGGTCAGAGATGAAGCATTGTCAGCATtatgaatttgtatttatgtagAATCCTATATGTGATGTGCAGGCCGGAGCGCAAGCAAGAGGCGGCGGAAGGCGGCGACAGCGGCGCGGAGAGCGCGGCGCCGCCCGACGACGACTGCGCCTGCTCCACCAACAGTTCCGGCTTCGGCTCGCTCACCGGCGCCAAGCCCCACGGTGAGCCCTCGCCCATATCAGATCATCATATCAGATGATGTCACTTTACAGTCCAATAAGAAGGTTTGCAAGGTATTGCAATAGTATATAGACTTAATTGAATAATACTGTGTCGTCGAATACACTTGTTTTAATTACTCgaatggaaaataataaatgaatcgATCGGTAACAGTTCCAGTGTCGGAAGGCGTGACGCCGCCGACGATAGCCGCGCTGGCGGCCTGCGAGCCGCCGCCCGACCAAGAGGACCCGCCCGCGCCCGAACATGCGGGTATGTCACACACAAACTGTACATATGtatagtataatattatactttgTTGTATTGTTTCACATAACCTTTGAGAATACAAGTCTGGATCATCGACTTCTGCTGTATATTAAGGAATAAACTACATGCATCGATAGTCGATATAATGTAAAGTTAATTAGTACCATTTGTGTATTCCCAGCGGTGTCAGGGGGCGTTGCGCCGTGCGCATCGTGCCAGCAGCACACGCATTCGCGCAACTCATCCAACACGTCGGGCGACATGAGCAGCAAGGTGCGCTCAACTTCTTATTGTTTTGCACTCTACGCCCAGCAGACGATCTGGCATCTAGAGCACGAGTTTCTCCTAACTATTATTCCACTTTCTTCGAAATCTGTGGCGACAGTCACTATACATAGAAGGTGCAGTGAgcctagcatgaatatttgtgacaatcgccatcgcGACTACATCGATgaaattcgtaataaaatgtGCCTGTGATCTGAATACCATCtgtaaatatagatatatatgttttaatttaactcgCACACGTTTCCGTTAATGGCTcggtccttcgagtcggataaaataaatataataataatatgcagGCTTCGGGATACGGCAGCTCGGTGTCTGCGGCGTCTGCGCACTCGCGACAGAGCTCGGAGGGCGAGTGCGCGCCTGACTCCCGCGACACTCGGCACCACAACAGGTGCGTTGTCTGACATCACACAACTCACACGCATACAAACAAGCGCAGGGTACAGCTGCTGTAGCATCCTCGGCAATGAATACAACATATCACGTTTTACCCTTTCATTTTGAGGACAAGTAGCTATTAGAATGTAAGGTGAAATACTCTGtgctatgttttttatttagttattatttattttcccaGGATACTTTTaagtttatgtataaattattttctttataatgtatttaaaaatgatgtgTTGTAATAAGCTATGGGATGTAAATGGGGCTGCAGGGCAGGGCAGAgcagggcggggcggggcgggcggTCTGTAGAGCGACCGTTGGCGGACATTGGTCGAGCGGAGGACGCAGCCTGTGCACACATCTTATGCTTCTTTCTCGGTCTTCGTCTTGCGCGTGACTAACGAGAGCCCCGGCTGTGAcagctttattaatttattttgatttcccCCCCTCCCCCCTCCACGCGCTCCCCGCACCGATCCCGTAGCGTACGCGTCGAGCGCACCTGCACCACCAGCACGAGCTGCACGAGCAGCAGCACGCTGCACGTTCCCGCGCCCTCCGGCAGGCACTCGGGCCGCGCGCTCGCCAAGCTGCTGCTCGAGAAGACGCTCGTCAGCGAGACCTCAGACCTCTACCTGACGCCCAACACCACGCTCACCGGACCCCCCGACGTGATCCCGCGACACGCGCTGCACTCCGCCAGCCCCGCCAGCGAGGAGTACCGCACGCCTGACTCCACCCTGCTCGAGGAGAACACCTTCGCCATGCCCACATACTTCGACCACAAGCGGAAGGCGGCGGCGGTGGTGAGCGCGGCGGTCGAGCCGCTCGCAAACTTTCACATCTTCAAGCAGAAGTCGCTCAACACCATTCCCGCGCTGCTCGAGAGGAACAAGAAGAACGAGGAGCTGTTCACTAACTTCCCCTTCCTCACGCCCCTCGCCCACCGAAAGAACTCGCTGGTGTCCAACGCGAACAGACTGTCGGGGTGCATCGAGGACGAGTTCTACTGCATCCCCTCGGACCCCGAGGGCGACGCCGAACTCGTGGACCGCATTGACGTGCGCCATCGCTTCCGCAGCCTCTCCAACCAGGCCCTCGACGACGACGTCCACACTTCCACGCCGAAGAACGATAGTAACGCAGAGGTTTTGCAAAGGAATAGCTTCGCGTCGCAGAGAGGTCGAAAAGTGGAGGTTCTACGGCACAGCTATACGGACTACACGAGGTGAGTTCCGCCTCGTGCTGCTCTCCTCACCCCCTCCCCCCTCCCCCTCCGCCTCGAGTAATGTCCGCCGCGTACTAATATACAGGTTATGGGTGTAACTTCATctttatgttctttttttctgtttgtttttgcGTCTTTTCTTGTTtgttatgaatttttttccTACTTCTATTGAATATGTTCTACAAGTATCATGGTGGTGGTTTGAGAAATGGTTTTTTGTatatgtgtaaaatttatttttattaattttatctgtttgcaaaaaatatacttaaataatgatattttgatacaggtttataactatataaaagcgattatatgtttataaaaaatccgtCGTTGTTCGGTTCAAGTTTCGCAAACAGTAGAACATTTTGTTGCAAATTgtcaaataaatgttatgtcAGGGTCCGTTAGCACAGACTGGACCGGAGAGGTGAGCAGATTTTTATCGCAAATTAGAGAAATACACGATTGAGATAAGGTTTAACTTCGCATTTTGTGACTTTTTTATCAAGAGCAAGCGTAATCTGTAGTAAGAGACAAACAATAAGAAAAGCCGACCGAGTGCCTTTGATAACGTATACTTCCGCGTCCGCGCAAACGACCGGATCCGATTGCGTGCTTTTTTTGCACTTGCGCAGTCGACCGGCCTCGATCGCTTCCTCTTCCCTCATCGCGGACACCGCATCCGCTGACAGCCGCCATTTCACTGCGCGGTATTAATCGTAAACCGCTTTCGAAGAGCACCTGTTCGACTCCGTCGGGCTTCGAGCTGGTCCGCTTCAAACAGTGCTCTTCCTGGTCTGTGTGAAACGAATCGGTCGGTTGTAAGTGGATAATTCGCGCCGGTCTTTGCGAAAAGACCAGCTCCGGCCCGGTCTGTGTGAAGGGACCCTTACGAGACATGTGTATGTACACTGTGCGCGCGCACGCCGCTCGCCGGGTGCGGGGGGCGGCGTGCGGTGCGCGTGGCGTGTAACGTGACGAGTGCGTGCGCGCAGGCGGGAGGCGGGCGAGTGCGCGGCGTGCGGCGCGCGACGTGACAACTCTCTGCCGCGCCGCACCCACACTGCGCGGTCAGTCGCCGCTACCACACAGCATCCTCACTCACCACACACATACACATCTGTAGTCACTGTCACATTTATCTCTCGTTTTaccaaacataaaatacatataacaaaCAAGAAACATtgattacaatacaatatgttACAGTTACTATTGTTCTATTGTCAGGATGCACTGAAACAACtcctacaaatatatattatattagttttttctCATTAACATATGTGAGATATATCCAATTCAAATGCATCAATACCACGTACACGCACAGTATTTTGTATATACATAGCCGTGCAgcccacacacacacaaacacacacgcacacactTTGCCCACGTTTGTCATAGATGTTGTTCGTGCCCACGTCGCTTCTCGCCTTTCAGACGTTTTGTTGTTGTCGCTATTAGCCgccatattattaattattattattatttagatttattttgacatttccAGCGATTCTATTTTTCGTTGCGGCTTAGATATTCTGTACTAGTATACTCTCACTTGTTTCACCGGCTGTTTGCCTGCAATGTGGTGTGCGATGTGGTGCAGCCTCCCCGGCTCATTCAAATATCtgaaatatattactttattaatccaaaacaaaagagaaaatCACACCTTAATGTAGTCAAGAGTCTTTTTGacaatttgcatttttatattgcataTTATGAAGCTGCATGTTGCTCTCTACTTCATATAAtgtgacaaattaaataacattttaattatttatttgcatgCGCTTTGCTGAATTTTGAATCTGTGTgcatgtgtttatttttatctgtttatattatatatgtttattacaataattatattattttaggtaTGACTTATAATCtcattgtaaataattgtagtATAATTAGATTAAGAGAAATAACACTGgtctggaaaaaaatatattttagataaagTGCTCTTAAAccgaattattaattaattgaaaaaaggaATGTCACTAAAATCTAATAACAAAGTATTTTGTGACAGATCAGTGTAATTTGAAGAACTGAAAATATACTGGACAAGTGACAAAAACACAAGAATATTAGTCTTAAGTTGCTTATGTTAGTTGTGTTTGTGATCTTCGGTGgttgtttttgttgttatagTTGACGCTATAGATGTGTATAAGTGAGAGGACAATTGTACGAGACAGAGGTAATCCTACAGGAACCCGTCCTCCGGCTCCCTCACCGCCTCCGCCTCAGAGAGCGGCTCGCTGGagcgcgcccgcgcccgccgccagCGTGCGCCACCGCAGCCCCCCACACACGCCGCACACACCACGCACGTCACACACGCCCCGCCCGCTGACGACGTGCAGGTactacatacatatacatatattctGCTGATGATTTATTTCAACAGTCGACCGATGTCATTATATAGAGTACTGTATGTGTGTGCGTGTGTTTGTGTGTTCAGCACGCGGTGTCGTGTCGTGTGGAGAACACGCGCGTCAACCCCGACTCCCTGATCGACGAGCTGCTCGCCGCCACGGACCTCAAGCACGCCGTCGACGACGCCGCTGAGAGTACGTACACCCCCCACACACCTCCACACCCCCCACACCCCCACATCTCTCACGCAATCACATGTAAATGTGTTCAACACCGTGATGAAGAAAAGAATCAAACACAAATCCtacatttactttattactatTCGAAGCTCTGTACTGTGGTGAGTGTCatctgtatgtatgtatgtatatatgtgtTGCAGCGTCAGGTCTGCAGCTGTTCATAACGCGCGACGGCACCGCCGAGCTGGGCAGCAGGCAGCGCCAGCAGCTCGCGCGTCGCGACTACCAGCGTGTTGTGCTGCATCCGCACGATAACAGGCACGTTCACCTtcttcttgttttattttaaaaaatctaagatAGATTCTCATTATGACAACCcatattgtacaataaaaaagattttagattttattaggAAATTTCGTTACAGGTAGCCAATGGCGTGGGAGAGCGGCGTCGGGCGTGAGGCCGCGCGGCGCCGCCTGCCCAGCTAGCCGCCCCGCCCCCAGGCTCGCCTCGCCCCGCCCCCAGGCTCGCCTCGCCCCGCCCCCAGGCCGGCCTCGCCCCGCCCCCAGGccggccccgccccgcccctaCGCGCTATGGACTTGTTGAAGGCACGTCGCGCGCCGCCAGCGCACGACCGAGCAatgcatatttattatttctatttaaaattatgccataaaatgttttacaatttgtaaattgaatgttgtttttatatagCACTCGTGTAGCGTCTGAAAGAATGGTTGTGTCTTCCGACTGGTCCTCTCCCACACCAGACCTCGCCCCAGTGTCTCGGCCGCGCCGCTcactaaaatatttcttagaCTACCAGTGAATAGGTCGCGGATGTTAATTCCCTTTAATTAATTCGATGTCATTTAAAAGATCGAATTTTCTTATGAATGTAAAGGTGGACTTGTGAGTCGCCGGGACGTCTCCTTCCATACTACAACGGTACTTCCCGAACACtccatttatttactttagtcCTAATGTCTAATAAGTGTAACGAGGCGCCAACGAGCCGCAATATGTGAGTGTTGAATGCAGCTTTTGCtctgaaaattatataaaatagattatcAATTTGTGaagtattttttcaaagtatatgtctataagattttaaaaaatgcttgCGCTTGTCGATCCTCCAGACTGTGTACAGTGTCACTGTTGCGAGAAACGTTTGGATCTTTGTTGGACACTGGAAGTTGTATCTTATGTAATGTTTAGTGCAAAATGTTTTGGCACTCGCAGTGTCAGGTGTCAGGGCTCGCCGGCGGTGCAGCACAGTGCGAGGGGCGGGGCCAAGCCCTAGCGCGCCGCCCCCGAGCCGAGGCGACGCCCCCGTGCGGCCGACACTCCTCGACGACGTATTTATTATAGCGTATGGCGCGTTGTTGTGTATCATAGTCACGTTATGTATCAGCCTGTACAGTATTCAACGGACGTGTTAGAGTTAAGctctgttgttttatttatgaataattaaacttgTGACCTGTAtcaagttgttttatttcacaaaatcATGTTTACCtgaaattcaatataattgttgaaataaaacagcGATTAGAGTGGGACGTATATTTATTGAGTAAATGCCAATAAGCTGCCAGtggggggcggggcggggcgggttTGGGGGCGTGGCGATGTcggccccgccccgcccgTATGTGCACAACTCGACTTCATCGTAACATGGacactaatatatttttataatagttgtTTATATAATCTAAAATAAGTACATTGTAAAGTGTGTTATGTCACTTTGATTCACTATTAAGTAATAACTTTAGGTTAAGTTTATTGTTTCGATCTAATTAAGATAGGATTACAACCGCGGGGTCTGTGTCGAGTGCGGCAGATAGTCATATCAGTTCATGTGACTACATCAAAGCATCTCAGTCCTAAgtgtatacaataaaaacaaggGTCAAAGTTATGTGGACGTGTGTAGAGAGAATAAATAGCGTTAGCCTAAGTGCGCGGTCAGCTGCGAGCTCGCACacacaaatatataacattactCGTTAAGAATATCACAATATCAAAATCCATGAAATAAGTACAAAGATATGTCCTCGGGGGACTGTCTCACCGGGAACTGAATGCGGAGGCAAAACATTGAGCAAACGAGTCGAATGTAAAATACTGTATGTGGTAAAAAGTTAAGTACACTTCGCTACTCCTCGATGTAAAGTTACAACTACACTAAATGTACTTAGAGCTATAGAAGGCACGGGCGGGCGGCGCTCGCGGCGCTCTGCGGGACTCCGCCTTCACTTACATCTAATTTAGAATCTTGCACgctttcgttttttttatatttattacaaaacttacTTAACACTAATCGCCGACGTGCATCGAAACCCCGACCTCGCAATGTTACATCTCATTTGTCAGTTCACAAACTGTCGGGGTGCGGGGGGGCgtgcggggcggggcgggggggAGGGGAGGGGGCGGACACTCGCCGCGAcacaatacatataaaaaggagttacaaatataaaagagtAAAGTTATAGTttcgaaaatataaaataaattcgttaGTTTACAATGTTCACACCGAGTTAGTTGTAAAATGTAAGATGTGTCCGGCGAGCGGCCGCCGcacacagacagacagacaatatgacaatcttatatttatatatttatttacaatttatattaatttaaatataacattttatatctagTCAACGTGATGTCGACGTCGCCGCTGTGGGAATAAATTCACTTTGGTCCTAGAATTATTATTCTAAAGCAaccaatttatacaaatttatcataatttacaatacaaatggTAAATTTCAgttatatacaaatacataaacTTAACTAAATACATTGAGTGTGGAAacaacattaaattcaatgtgACTccacaaaaatatacttattatcTAATCTTCAGgtgaataaaatctaaattagaTTAACTtgataaatgaaattgttcaCTTCCATTCACATTCCACGAGCCATGTACATAAGCTTCCTCATATACAGTTtagttttcttaattttatattaatttatttaaatatttagtattccatatatttattaatgatttaatattcttaatgtcaaataaaagATCTTCCATTAATGATGTGAGGCGAGAAATGTGGGAGGGGTTCGGAAAAAAACACGAAATATCACAAGACAAAAATAACCTGCAACATTGATGTCTGTCTGGACATTTTTATCAcgatgtttacttttttaaaatttaatcagatTATATTTGTCGTGGTAATGGGTTATATTACAATTggggttaaaataaaattttatcaaatatcacAAACAGAGTGAGCGggttaaaatttactaaaaaccTCACGTTATTAATGGACGACCTCTGAGATGTAAAGTGATGCGGGGTAAAGGGAGCAACACTTTACATCTTGCAACtgaattataataacttagatttatattttatttagacacAGGTACTTAGATCATAACATCAAGTTCCTTCACATAAATATACTTTCGATTCACTTatgattacaataaaattaattagtcaaATGGAATCTGGCCAACCAGTGCACGGGACAGGCTGACgtcttatataaattaaacgacCCCCTTTTTTGTTCACAAATCATACGTAACGAGTAATATCTATGAACATGTCCATTACATCATATAAAAAGGTACGAGAGGTGGAGCAAAGCGCGCGCGGGGCGGAGTCAGCCGACACCGCCCACTGCTGTACAACACACGCTTATTGGTAAAGGCTCAGCAGAAAAAACGCAAACTAATTAATACATTGTTAGGgtgtttttttacatcatatCGACCACAAATCTCAAGAAAAGTCCACTTTAATACACTATGAGTTCTTCTTAGCGTCAAAGTAATTCTGATTGTCACTGCGTTATTCGACACAATTGACTACAAATAAATGTGTGTGAGAGGCGGCGCGGTGTAACTATATG
This sequence is a window from Papilio machaon chromosome 3, ilPapMach1.1, whole genome shotgun sequence. Protein-coding genes within it:
- the LOC106708517 gene encoding uncharacterized protein LOC106708517, translating into MAFMTKKKRYKFGVQCCLEELTEVPFVSAVLFAKVRLLDGGNFQDHSSREEVCNHSVRWNAQFSFVCKMCANANTGVLEPALLRVSVRKECKGGRSYQKLGFCDVNLAELAGAGEATRHCLLEGYDPRRRQDNSVLRLRIKMNMISGDPLFKVPERKQEAAEGGDSGAESAAPPDDDCACSTNSSGFGSLTGAKPHVPVSEGVTPPTIAALAACEPPPDQEDPPAPEHAAVSGGVAPCASCQQHTHSRNSSNTSGDMSSKASGYGSSVSAASAHSRQSSEGECAPDSRDTRHHNSVRVERTCTTSTSCTSSSTLHVPAPSGRHSGRALAKLLLEKTLVSETSDLYLTPNTTLTGPPDVIPRHALHSASPASEEYRTPDSTLLEENTFAMPTYFDHKRKAAAVVSAAVEPLANFHIFKQKSLNTIPALLERNKKNEELFTNFPFLTPLAHRKNSLVSNANRLSGCIEDEFYCIPSDPEGDAELVDRIDVRHRFRSLSNQALDDDVHTSTPKNDSNAEVLQRNSFASQRGRKVEVLRHSYTDYTRNPSSGSLTASASESGSLERARARRQRAPPQPPTHHAVSCRVENTRVNPDSLIDELLAATDLKHAVDDAAETSGLQLFITRDGTAELGSRQRQQLARRDYQRVVLHPHDNR